In the genome of Deinococcus budaensis, the window GTGGCCGAGCTCGTGGTGCCCGACCCCCAGGCGTTGTACCCGCTGCCCCAGGCATTGTAGCCACTGCCCCAGGCGTTGTAGCCACTGCTCCACGCCGCCAGCCCTTGCTCGGCCACCTTGTAGACGCGCGTATTGGACTCGACAGCCGCATCGTACTTTCCCTTGGCGCTGCTGTTGTTGGCCAGCACAGCGGTCCGGGCGACAGGGTCGTACACGAGCACTTGGCCGCCGTAGAGCGACTTGAGGGTACTCGGCGTTTCCGTGGCGGGCACACCCGCGAGCGTATGCACGTACCGGAAAGCACTCAGGCGGTTGACCACCCCGGTGGTCGCCTGGGGCTGCAGCCCTGGGCCAGCCAGCCCCACGTCGGGGCTGCTGCCGCAGGCGCTCACCAGCAGGGCGATGAGTGCAAGGACTCCTCGGGAGGTCCAGAGTTGACGTTGCTTCATCATGACTCCTTTTAAGCAGAGCAGTGGTGGAGGGCTCTGCGGCAGTATTCAGAAAGAATGATCACACGTCCATCACCTTTTACATGAAGCCATTGCAGCTGTAGCGTTCTGGAGTGAAACTCTGCGTGCCCGACGCGCTCTTCGAGGCTGCCGGGGAGATCCCAGCCATTTGAGGGCCTGCAGCGATGCAGATCAAGGCGCAAAAGTAAGGAGACTGTCAGGCCGTGTGGAGTAAGGGCTGTCAGCGCCGTGGACTGCCCCCCTCAGCGTGGACCCGGCGTCAGGCACTCCGCCCTGCGCGCCCATGATCCCCTGGAGTGACGGCACCGGAAAAGCCCCTGGGCCGCAGCGCAACGACAGCCGCGGGTTCACACTGGAGATCGTCAACCAGGTTGGAAGCGGCCAGGAGGCTGCCGCCCGGCTGAGCCGAGGGCACCGCCTCCCGCCCAGTTTGATTCACCGAGTCGCGTGGGGAGGTCGAGACTCGTGGAAAAGGGGCCTTCACCGACCCTGGCCAGGAAGACCGCAGCAGCACGGTCGGTCGCCCCAACCCCGTCCGCGCCCCCTGCACCGCCGCCACCTCCGCGTCCACGTCCGCCGCGTCTCCCAGGGTCAGCAGGACCTCGGCCCCGCACGCCGCCGCGAGGTCCGCCTGCGTCTGAGTGCGTAAGGCCGCCGCCGTGCTGGCCTCCCAGCCGTCCCGGATCAGCAGCTCCGACGCCCGGTCCAGCGACCCGTGGTAGGCCCGCCCAGGATCAGGGGAACGCCGCGTGGACGTGGTTCTGGTGGGAGCGGTCCGAGGTGTCTCGGTAGGCGTTGAAAGTCTGGGAGGGGCTTGACCCCGCAGCGATCAGGGCGTCGCGGGCGGCGGTGTGGGCGGGACCCGGCACGCCGAGGCTGGTGCCGTTCCACACGCCGATGTCCACCGCCCGTCCCCGGTAGTGGTCGGAACTGCGGCTGTGTCGTCCCCCGGCGAAGGAGGTCACATAGAACGTGTGGCCGCGGTTGGCGAGCCCCAGCAAGGCTTGAAGCATCCGGGGACTGAGGGGCACGGTGGGACTGCACTGGCGGGTGTCGTAACAGCCGCTCCGCGCGGGTTGGCCGTTCGCGGTGTCGAGGATGTTCTGCCGGGGGTTGCCGTTTGGCGTGGAACTGCTCGTCGCCAGGGTGATTCCTGGATGGTTGAGAATCTGGCGAGCGAGCCCGGCGGCGCTGGCCGTTCCCGGGGGGGGTGAGGTCGGCTGCCTGGGAGCGGCCCCCGGTGGGCGGGGCGCCCCCGCCGCGATCAGCGCTGCCTCCGTGACCGGGCCCACGACGCCGTCCACGGCCAGGCCCTTCTGCCCCTGAAAGGTTCGGACGGCGCTGCGGGTTTGGGAACCGATGATGCCGTCCACGGCCAGCCGCGTGCCGAGGACTTGATTGAGGGATCGCTGCACCCACCGGGCGTAGTCGGGACTGCTGCGATTCGGGGAGGCGGCGGGAGGAGCACCCGCGGGCGTACCGGTCGCCGGCGCCGCACCGCCGAGTCTCCCCCGGACAAACGAGGTGGCCTCGGCGACGGTGACGCTCCCGTCGCGGTTGACGTCCAGGGCGCTGTTCTGCGCGTAGGCGGTGGACGGGGTGCGGAAGAGCACGAAGTCTGCGCCGCGTCCGATGGCGTCCGGCCAGAGGATGGCCATGTAGACGTCCTCCAGCGTGGTCAGGCGTCCGCGGTAGGGAGCGAAGTACCGCGCCACGTCATCGAGCTGCTGCTCCGCCGTCATGGCGGCGAGGGCGCCCACGGTCGTCCCGAGCCGCTCGGCGGTCTTCGGCATGAACTGGATCAGGCCGGTCGCGCCGCTGGAAGGATTGACCGGCCGGGGGTCGAGCCGCGACTCGAAGCTCATGGCTGCCATCAGGAAGTTGGGGTCGGTCCCCAGGTCCCGGGCGATCCCGATGACCCGGAGCTTGAACGCCCGGCTGACATTCTCGCTGCCGGGAACGGAAGCCAGGCTCTCCGGCGTCGGCCCGGCGCCTCCCCACACCTCCGCCTCGGGTTCGGGTCCCTCGCTCGCCCGGCGCAGCGCCGCCATGGTGGACGGACCCAGGAGACCGTCCACCGGCAGGCCCT includes:
- a CDS encoding peptidoglycan-binding protein — encoded protein: MHPQDMHTAPDPGEEDVRWAQSSLNAALGLRLPPSGRLDAPTRSALRGFQRREGLPVDGLLGPSTMAALRRASEGPEPEAEVWGGAGPTPESLASVPGSENVSRAFKLRVIGIARDLGTDPNFLMAAMSFESRLDPRPVNPSSGATGLIQFMPKTAERLGTTVGALAAMTAEQQLDDVARYFAPYRGRLTTLEDVYMAILWPDAIGRGADFVLFRTPSTAYAQNSALDVNRDGSVTVAEATSFVRGRLGGAAPATGTPAGAPPAASPNRSSPDYARWVQRSLNQVLGTRLAVDGIIGSQTRSAVRTFQGQKGLAVDGVVGPVTEAALIAAGAPRPPGAAPRQPTSPPPGTASAAGLARQILNHPGITLATSSSTPNGNPRQNILDTANGQPARSGCYDTRQCSPTVPLSPRMLQALLGLANRGHTFYVTSFAGGRHSRSSDHYRGRAVDIGVWNGTSLGVPGPAHTAARDALIAAGSSPSQTFNAYRDTSDRSHQNHVHAAFP